A single window of Pseudomonadota bacterium DNA harbors:
- a CDS encoding alanine--glyoxylate aminotransferase family protein, producing the protein MQKRYLLAPGPTAIPPEVLLKMAEPMIHHRNPLFETVVEDVRENLKYLFGTKNEVLIFTSSGTGAMEGAVTNMLSSGDKALCIRSGKFGERWTNICNVYGVETLNIDIPWGDILDPVDIERALKANTDIKAVYMQATETSTGAKFPVKEIATIVKDYPDTLMVVDGITGVGIFELPMDAWNIDILIGGSQKALMLPPGLAFAGVSDKAWEFNKASKIPKFYFNWAKELANLQKNQTNFTPAISLIIGLRESLRIIREEGLENVYKRIDSLAQATREAVLAMGLKIFAKNPSPAVTAICAPEGIDGQAIYKTLWKKHGVTGAGGQGQLKGKAFRIATLGYADKYDVITAISALEFTLRDLGYKFQMGSGVAKALDCLKDL; encoded by the coding sequence GTGCAAAAAAGATATCTGCTCGCACCCGGACCGACCGCAATACCGCCGGAAGTGCTTTTAAAAATGGCTGAACCGATGATTCACCACAGAAATCCGCTTTTCGAGACAGTAGTGGAAGACGTAAGGGAAAACCTTAAATATCTGTTTGGAACGAAGAATGAGGTCTTGATATTTACATCATCAGGCACCGGCGCAATGGAAGGCGCTGTAACAAACATGCTCTCCTCCGGAGATAAAGCTTTATGTATACGAAGCGGGAAATTCGGCGAAAGATGGACCAATATTTGCAATGTCTACGGTGTTGAAACATTAAACATAGATATTCCATGGGGGGACATCCTTGATCCTGTTGATATAGAAAGGGCCCTGAAAGCCAACACTGACATAAAGGCTGTGTATATGCAGGCCACCGAAACATCAACCGGGGCAAAATTCCCTGTCAAAGAGATTGCGACTATCGTAAAAGATTATCCTGACACCCTGATGGTGGTAGACGGCATTACAGGGGTTGGCATATTTGAACTGCCTATGGATGCCTGGAATATTGATATCCTCATCGGCGGTTCTCAAAAAGCCCTGATGCTTCCACCGGGACTTGCTTTTGCGGGGGTCAGCGATAAAGCCTGGGAATTCAACAAGGCATCAAAAATTCCAAAATTTTATTTTAACTGGGCAAAAGAACTTGCAAATTTACAGAAAAATCAGACGAATTTTACCCCTGCGATCTCACTTATTATCGGTTTAAGGGAGTCTTTGCGGATTATAAGAGAGGAAGGGCTCGAGAATGTTTACAAAAGGATTGACAGTCTCGCACAGGCAACCCGCGAAGCGGTATTGGCAATGGGTTTAAAGATATTTGCTAAAAATCCGAGTCCTGCTGTAACTGCTATTTGTGCGCCTGAAGGGATTGACGGTCAGGCAATCTATAAGACGCTCTGGAAAAAGCATGGAGTTACCGGGGCAGGCGGACAGGGGCAGTTGAAAGGCAAAGCCTTCAGAATTGCAACCCTCGGTTATGCCGACAAATACGATGTAATAACTGCGATCTCTGCCCTCGAATTTACATTACGAGACCTGGGATATAAGTTCCAGATGGGTTCAGGAGTTGCAAAGGCGTTAGACTGCTTAAAAGATTTATAA